In one Drosophila pseudoobscura strain MV-25-SWS-2005 chromosome X, UCI_Dpse_MV25, whole genome shotgun sequence genomic region, the following are encoded:
- the LOC6901574 gene encoding uncharacterized protein: MKRLLVVCLLLLSLALFLAPGQASVFRGIRDASEPAADAADPPAEVAAGAGSNENDLNIDSGEAAEAVTLPLGIVSIKARVIAKDRALCQQLSRYHPHYPKCHEYCKRQEHWIGQCWRESCHCIS, encoded by the coding sequence ATGAAGCGTTTATTGGTGGTctgcctgctcctcctgtcGCTGGCCCTGTTCCTCGCCCCTGGCCAGGCAAGCGTTTTCCGTGGGATCCGCGATGCCTCAGAGCCTGCCGCCGATGCCGCAGATCCTCCCGCTGAGGTTGCGGCTGGTGCCGGATCCAACGAGAACGATCTGAATATTGACTCGGGGGAAGCGGCGGAAGCGGTCACCCTTCCGCTGGGCATCGTGTCAATCAAGGCCCGCGTCATAGCCAAGGATCGGGCCCTCTGCCAGCAGCTTTCTCGATACCATCCGCACTATCCCAAGTGCCACGAGTACTGCAAGCGGCAGGAGCACTGGATAGGCCAGTGCTGGAGGGAGAGCTGTCACTGCATATCATAG
- the LOC4814964 gene encoding ataxin-2 homolog: MALLRVLAVIGFCLAAVSGGEEIETLAPKAADKVEDSVTTKLTPSITEDPKSKTEKRDSSDQTGVIFPGRPTKDTPFRPIYPSSNFYEAPTQIFGPTTVRYTAAEAAPQNYYDKPESGATIRYGPPPSGPSGAGAGAHKPPVQYAQQGPTTAHRFSFAAPPQVELYQRPAATKSVSLGPGGTHQQQQQQQHQHQQQIFNYGEVESEGGPIYERAGPQQYQLTLPHHHSHHKFQQLSAPRQQRIQYIIAIPLSYMRQLQQQQQQQQQQQQQLQHHLLVAQPTPSASPTSSTSTTSSTSTSSAPPSTATPGPRHHSITQLFGPLARDHQGLYRPYYQSDAANAPLTGIGTPAGPSPPRNQQQYVQIPASLLLAAAQQLHQQHQQHQQQSQQQAVYAKAAPPPTYQQLIYQPQQQAPQHHPQLQLQRIFLQPPQAQTSAIYAEQPGGPLYAYPLHQQQRMKQSQQQEQQQHKYTPASGSVAGPTAATATEAAGVTGEVAATAPAATEPATATRPAAQHLPIVHYNPIYVQAPTEQQQQQQQLQQQQQHQFAILPRFSNNNPKAAYHLGHESTPPIHVVRLSAAGAPGPPIHHFHHYQPGPGSGSVPVLQQLYHAPQQQYVSPYAHATEEVPLPGPVSMPTTVPGMTHASPAIIPYFSHPGAVHYGTHLYHPAAAATVTGTGTGTATGSTAATATLRGGVGAPSSTKQQSTVGAAATSGGHSPGGGNNIVKYP, from the exons ATGGCTCTCTTACGG gtGCTGGCTGTCATCGGCTTCTGCCTTGCAGCGGTCAGCGGCGGGGAGGAGATCGAGACTCTGGCGCCCAAGGCAGCAGACAAGGTCGAGGATTCAGTCACCACCAAACTGACGCCCAGCATCACAGAGGACCCCAAAAGTAAGACGGAGAAGCGGGACTCATCAGATCAGACAG GAGTCATCTTCCCGGGCAGGCCCACAAAGGATACACCATTCCGACCCATCTACCCTTCGTCCAACTTCTATGAGGCGCCAACGCAAATCTTTGGACCCACGACCGTTCGCTACACGGCAGCGGAGGCGGCACCGCAA AACTACTACGATAAGCCGGAGAGCGGAGCGACAATTCGATATGGCCCCCCGCCATCAGGCCCGTCCGGTGCGGGGGCAGGAGCGCACAAGCCTCCGGTGCAGTATGCCCAGCAGGGGCCAACCACGGCGCATCGCTTCAGCTTTGCAGCTCCACCGCAAGTGGAGCTCTATCAGCGGCCAGCCGCCACTAAGTCGGTTTCATTGGGACCGGGAGGAacccaccagcaacagcagcaacagcagcatcagcatcagcaacagatTTTCAATTACGGCGAAGTGGAATCCGAGGGAGGACCCATTTATGAACGAGCGGGACCGCAGCAATACCAATTAACTCTGCCCCAccaccacagccaccacaagTTTCAGCAGCTAAGTGCACCGCGGCAGCAGCGCATTCAATACATCATTGCCATACCACTCTCCTACATGCgtcagctgcagcaacagcagcagcagcaacagcagcaacagcaacagctgcaacaTCATCTGTTGGTGGCTCAACCAACACCATCCGCCAGTCCTACCAGCAGCACCTCCACTACCTCCAGCACATCCACTAGCTCTGCACCACCGTCAACGGCAACGCCGGGGCCTAGGCATCATTCCATCACGCAGCTGTTCGGACCGCTGGCTCGTGATCATCAGGGCTTGTATCGACCCTACTATCAGTCGGATGCAGCCAATGCACCACTGACGGGGATAGGCACCCCGGCTGGGCCAAGCCCGCCCAGAAACCAACAGCAGTATGTCCAGATACCAGCCAGTCTGCTGCTTGCCGCCGCCCAGCAGCTCcatcaacagcatcagcagcaccagcagcagtcccAACAGCAGGCGGTCTATGCCAAGgctgcaccaccacccacctaTCAGCAGCTCATTTatcagccacagcaacaggcACCACAGCACCACCCCCAGCTGCAACTTCAGCGTATCTTCCTGCAACCGCCACAGGCTCAAACATCAGCTATCTATGCCGAACAGCCAGGCGGCCCTTTGTATG CATATCCGCTACATCAACAGCAGCGGATGAAACAGtcacagcagcaggagcagcaacaacacaaataCACACCGGCATCGGGATCCGTGGCggggccaacagcagcaacagcaacagaagcagcaggagtaACAGGagaagtggcagcaacagccccggcagcaacagaaccggcaacagcaacacgtCCAGCCGCCCAGCACTTACCCATCGTGCACTACAATCCAATTTACGTGCAGGCACCCAccgagcagcaacagcaacaacagcagctccagcagcagcagcaacatcaatTTGCCATATTGCCACGTTTTAGCAATAATAACCCAAAGGCCGCTTACCATCTGGGGCATGAATCAACGCCACCGATTCATGTTGTCAGATTGTCAGCGGCTGGTGCCCCCGGCCCGCCCATCCACCATTTCCATCACTATCAGCCGGGTCCGGGCTCGGGCTCAGTGCCGGTTCTGCAACAACTTTATCATGCCCCGCAGCAGCAATACGTATCGCCATATGCCCATGCTACCGAAGAAGTTCCTCTTCCTGGACCCGTCTCAATGCCCACTACGGTGCCTGGCATGACCCACGCCTCGCCAGCGATTATTCCATATTTCAGCCATCCGGGTGCCGTGCATTATGGCACGCATTTGTATCAcccggcagcggcagccacggtcacgggaacgggaacgggaacggcaACGGgctcaacagcagccacagcaacactAAGAGGAGGAGTAGGTGCACCATCGAGCACCAAGCAGCAGTCAACGGTTGGTGCAGCCGCAACAAGTGGAGGACACTCACCAGGTGGCGGCAACAATATTGTGAAATATCCCTAA
- the LOC4815215 gene encoding putative odorant receptor 19b, whose translation MRPVDSMSAFRYHWQIWRVMGMHPADPQTLWGRHYTLYGIVWNAFFRLGMALSLVVNFLLSTSLESFCESLSVAVPHTVANLKVFFLWRMRQQILQTHPILHHLDGRIGSLAEKQSILEGIDRAYFTFISFLRAIIFILVVGILILCLSNDRPLLYPSWMPWNYKDSSFTVYAMTVCLHSVGIIENALLVCNVDTYPGSYLNMLAAHTQALAHRVSRLGYDPRLTRSQACDRLRSCIKDHQIIMNLFKSLEHSLSMSCFLQFASTAIAQCATCFFVIFVSVGTMQSVNMIFLFLVFTTQTLLLCSSAELVRHEGENLIKAIYDCNWLDQSVEFRRMLLLMLARSQRPMILRAGLIIPVQMSTFMVVCKGAYTMLTLLREVDNSEVA comes from the exons ATGCGGCCTGTGGACTCGATGAGCGCCTTCAGATACCACTGGCAGATATGGCGAGTGATGGGAATGCATCCGGCAGACCCGCAGACGTTGTGGGGTCGCCACTACACGCTCTATGGGATAGTGTGGAACGCCTTCTTTCGTCTGGGCATGGCGCTCTCGTTGGTGGTGAACTTTCTTCTGTCGACGTCCCTGGAGTCCTTCTGCGAGAGCTTGTCTGTGGCAGTTCCTCATACGGTCGCAAATCTTAAGGTTTTCTTTCTGTGGCGAATGCGGCAGCAGATCCTGCAAACCCATCCCATCCTGCATCATCTGGATGGGCGAATTGGTTCTCTGGCCGAGAAGCAAAGCATACTCGAAGGAATTGACCGAGCTTACTTTACATTCATTAGCTTTCTCCGTGCGATAATTTTCATTCTAGTCGTCGGCATTCTGATTCTCTGTTTGTCAAACGATCGGCCACTTTTGTACCCCTCCTGGATGCCCTGGAACTACAAGGACTCATCCTTTACAGTTTATGCGATGACGGTCTGTCTGCACAGCGTCGGCATCATAGAGAATGCCTTGTTGGTTTGCAACGTGGACACCTATCCAGGCTCCTATCTCAATATGCTGGCCGCCCACACCCAGGCCCTGGCCCATCGTGTCTCTCGGCTCGGCTATGATCCACGTCTGACACGCTCCCAGGCCTGCGATCGGCTGCGCAGTTGCATAAAGGATCATCAGATCATTATGAA TCTGTTCAAGTCGTTGGAGCACTCGCTGTCCATGTCCTGTTTCCTGCAGTTTGCCAGCACAGCCATCGCCCAGTGTGCGACTTGCTTTTTCGTCATCTTTGTATCGGTTGGCACAATGCAGTCCGTGAACATGATCTTTCTTTTCCTGGTCTTCACCACCCAGACATTGCTGCTCTGTTCCAGCGCCGAGCTGGTGCGCCACGAGGGCGAGAATCTCATTAAAGCCATCTACGATTGCAATTGGCTTGATCAGTCCGTGGAGTTTCGTCGCATGCTCCTTCTTATGTTGGCCCGCAGCCAAAGGCCGATGATCCTGAGAGCCGGACTGATAATTCCCGTTCAAATGAGTACCTTTATGGTG GTGTGCAAGGGCGCCTACACCATGCTCACCCTGCTGAGGGAAGTGGATAACTCGGAAGTCGCATAA
- the aspr gene encoding neurogenic locus notch homolog protein 3 isoform X2: MMEQRHQLLGLTFMVLAIVALPQLAIGKKIEKRCLNCSYRTYYTYGDGRALQRVVYRDPVYTRAQSYGCSGSPCGVNAVCQEAAGGRPVCSCPPGYSGNPLTHCNRGECLDNVDCRGDLQCKDNRCVNPCVGACGIGSNCDARNHVAVCSCPAGYNGDPYHACHLNDPEEQCHPSPCGVNTKCEIINGVPTCSCHHGYLGNPLSGCRHECEHDGDCSSRDMCSNFKCVPSCGQCGSGASCKTVSNHRAVCECPKGYIGSAYTECRPECYGDSDCPAGRPACFYGICKNTCDGACGVGADCNLRGLTPVCSCPRDMTGDPFIRCRPFTKEDLCDPNPCGSNAICVPGHDNTGRERPVCNCLPGHTGNPLTHCTRGECLSNNECPDHRACINYQCIDPCIGKCATGASCEPKAHLAVCRCPPGQSGDALVSCRQTRTFPVAKYH, encoded by the exons ATG atgGAACAGCGGCATCAGCTACTGGGTCTGACCTTCATGGTACTGGCAATTGTTGCATTGCCCCAACTGGCAATAGGTAAAAAGATAGAGAAACGTTGTCTCAACTGTTCGTATCGTACGTATTACACGTACGGCGATGGTCGCGCCCTGCAGCGGGTTGTCTATAGAGATCCTGTCTACACTCGTG CACAGTCCTACGGATGCAGCGGGAGTCCGTGCGGCGTGAATGCCGTGTGCCAGGAGGCAGCCGGCGGCCGACCGGTCTGCTCCTGTCCGCCCGGCTACAGTGGTAATCCGCTCACGCACTGCAATCGCGGCGAGTGTCTGGACAACGTCGATTGTCGTGGCGACCTGCAGTGCAAGGACAATCGCTGCGTTAATCCCTGTGTGGGGGCCTGCGGCATTGGCTCCAATTGTGAT GCCCGCAACCATGTGGCCGTTTGCAGTTGTCCAGCGGGCTACAATGGTGACCCCTACCATGCCTGCCATCTGAACGATCCAG AGGAGCAGTGCCACCCGAGCCCCTGCGGCGTGAACACCAAGTGCGAGATCATTAACGGCGTCCCCACATGCTCCTGCCACCACGGCTATCTGGGCAATCCTCTGAGCGGATGCCGACACGAGTGCGAGCATGATGgcgactgcagcagccgcGACATGTGCAGCAACTTCAAGTGCGTGCCATCCTGCGGTCAGTGCGGCTCGGGAGCTAGCTGCAAGACTGTGTCCAACCATCGGGCGGTGTGCGAGTGTCCCAAGGGCTACATCGGCAGTGCGTATACGGAATGCCGGCCGGAATGCTATGGCGATTCGGATTGTCCGGCCGGTCGGCCCGCCTGCTTCTACGGCATCTGCAAGAACACCTGCGACGGTGCCTGTGGCGTGGGGGCCGACTGCAATCTGCGTGGCCTAACACCCGTGTGCAGCTGTCCGCGCGACATGACTGGCGATCCGTTTATACGGTGTCGCCCGTTCACCAAGGAGGATCTGTGCGACCCGAATCCTTGCGGCTCGAACGCCATCTGTGTACCCGGACACGACAACACCGGACGCGAGCGTCCCGTCTGCAATTGCCTACCCGGCCACACGGGCAATCCTCTGACCCACTGCACTAGG GGTGAGTGCCTGAGCAACAATGAGTGCCCCGACCATAGGGCCTGCATCAATTATCAGTGCATTGATCCCTGCATTGGAAAGTGCGCAACCGGCGCCAGCTGTGAACCCAAGGCCCATTTGGCCGTCTGCCGCTGTCCACCCGGACAGTCGGGGGATGCCCTCGTATCCTGCCGCCAGACGCGCACCTTTCCCGTGGCCAAGTATCACTGA
- the aspr gene encoding neurogenic locus notch homolog protein 3 isoform X1, with translation MMEQRHQLLGLTFMVLAIVALPQLAIGKKIEKRCLNCSYRTYYTYGDGRALQRVVYRDPVYTRAAQSYGCSGSPCGVNAVCQEAAGGRPVCSCPPGYSGNPLTHCNRGECLDNVDCRGDLQCKDNRCVNPCVGACGIGSNCDARNHVAVCSCPAGYNGDPYHACHLNDPEEQCHPSPCGVNTKCEIINGVPTCSCHHGYLGNPLSGCRHECEHDGDCSSRDMCSNFKCVPSCGQCGSGASCKTVSNHRAVCECPKGYIGSAYTECRPECYGDSDCPAGRPACFYGICKNTCDGACGVGADCNLRGLTPVCSCPRDMTGDPFIRCRPFTKEDLCDPNPCGSNAICVPGHDNTGRERPVCNCLPGHTGNPLTHCTRGECLSNNECPDHRACINYQCIDPCIGKCATGASCEPKAHLAVCRCPPGQSGDALVSCRQTRTFPVAKYH, from the exons ATG atgGAACAGCGGCATCAGCTACTGGGTCTGACCTTCATGGTACTGGCAATTGTTGCATTGCCCCAACTGGCAATAGGTAAAAAGATAGAGAAACGTTGTCTCAACTGTTCGTATCGTACGTATTACACGTACGGCGATGGTCGCGCCCTGCAGCGGGTTGTCTATAGAGATCCTGTCTACACTCGTG CAGCACAGTCCTACGGATGCAGCGGGAGTCCGTGCGGCGTGAATGCCGTGTGCCAGGAGGCAGCCGGCGGCCGACCGGTCTGCTCCTGTCCGCCCGGCTACAGTGGTAATCCGCTCACGCACTGCAATCGCGGCGAGTGTCTGGACAACGTCGATTGTCGTGGCGACCTGCAGTGCAAGGACAATCGCTGCGTTAATCCCTGTGTGGGGGCCTGCGGCATTGGCTCCAATTGTGAT GCCCGCAACCATGTGGCCGTTTGCAGTTGTCCAGCGGGCTACAATGGTGACCCCTACCATGCCTGCCATCTGAACGATCCAG AGGAGCAGTGCCACCCGAGCCCCTGCGGCGTGAACACCAAGTGCGAGATCATTAACGGCGTCCCCACATGCTCCTGCCACCACGGCTATCTGGGCAATCCTCTGAGCGGATGCCGACACGAGTGCGAGCATGATGgcgactgcagcagccgcGACATGTGCAGCAACTTCAAGTGCGTGCCATCCTGCGGTCAGTGCGGCTCGGGAGCTAGCTGCAAGACTGTGTCCAACCATCGGGCGGTGTGCGAGTGTCCCAAGGGCTACATCGGCAGTGCGTATACGGAATGCCGGCCGGAATGCTATGGCGATTCGGATTGTCCGGCCGGTCGGCCCGCCTGCTTCTACGGCATCTGCAAGAACACCTGCGACGGTGCCTGTGGCGTGGGGGCCGACTGCAATCTGCGTGGCCTAACACCCGTGTGCAGCTGTCCGCGCGACATGACTGGCGATCCGTTTATACGGTGTCGCCCGTTCACCAAGGAGGATCTGTGCGACCCGAATCCTTGCGGCTCGAACGCCATCTGTGTACCCGGACACGACAACACCGGACGCGAGCGTCCCGTCTGCAATTGCCTACCCGGCCACACGGGCAATCCTCTGACCCACTGCACTAGG GGTGAGTGCCTGAGCAACAATGAGTGCCCCGACCATAGGGCCTGCATCAATTATCAGTGCATTGATCCCTGCATTGGAAAGTGCGCAACCGGCGCCAGCTGTGAACCCAAGGCCCATTTGGCCGTCTGCCGCTGTCCACCCGGACAGTCGGGGGATGCCCTCGTATCCTGCCGCCAGACGCGCACCTTTCCCGTGGCCAAGTATCACTGA
- the aspr gene encoding neurogenic locus notch homolog protein 3 isoform X3, with product MMEQRHQLLGLTFMVLAIVALPQLAIAAQSYGCSGSPCGVNAVCQEAAGGRPVCSCPPGYSGNPLTHCNRGECLDNVDCRGDLQCKDNRCVNPCVGACGIGSNCDARNHVAVCSCPAGYNGDPYHACHLNDPEEQCHPSPCGVNTKCEIINGVPTCSCHHGYLGNPLSGCRHECEHDGDCSSRDMCSNFKCVPSCGQCGSGASCKTVSNHRAVCECPKGYIGSAYTECRPECYGDSDCPAGRPACFYGICKNTCDGACGVGADCNLRGLTPVCSCPRDMTGDPFIRCRPFTKEDLCDPNPCGSNAICVPGHDNTGRERPVCNCLPGHTGNPLTHCTRGECLSNNECPDHRACINYQCIDPCIGKCATGASCEPKAHLAVCRCPPGQSGDALVSCRQTRTFPVAKYH from the exons ATG atgGAACAGCGGCATCAGCTACTGGGTCTGACCTTCATGGTACTGGCAATTGTTGCATTGCCCCAACTGGCAATAG CAGCACAGTCCTACGGATGCAGCGGGAGTCCGTGCGGCGTGAATGCCGTGTGCCAGGAGGCAGCCGGCGGCCGACCGGTCTGCTCCTGTCCGCCCGGCTACAGTGGTAATCCGCTCACGCACTGCAATCGCGGCGAGTGTCTGGACAACGTCGATTGTCGTGGCGACCTGCAGTGCAAGGACAATCGCTGCGTTAATCCCTGTGTGGGGGCCTGCGGCATTGGCTCCAATTGTGAT GCCCGCAACCATGTGGCCGTTTGCAGTTGTCCAGCGGGCTACAATGGTGACCCCTACCATGCCTGCCATCTGAACGATCCAG AGGAGCAGTGCCACCCGAGCCCCTGCGGCGTGAACACCAAGTGCGAGATCATTAACGGCGTCCCCACATGCTCCTGCCACCACGGCTATCTGGGCAATCCTCTGAGCGGATGCCGACACGAGTGCGAGCATGATGgcgactgcagcagccgcGACATGTGCAGCAACTTCAAGTGCGTGCCATCCTGCGGTCAGTGCGGCTCGGGAGCTAGCTGCAAGACTGTGTCCAACCATCGGGCGGTGTGCGAGTGTCCCAAGGGCTACATCGGCAGTGCGTATACGGAATGCCGGCCGGAATGCTATGGCGATTCGGATTGTCCGGCCGGTCGGCCCGCCTGCTTCTACGGCATCTGCAAGAACACCTGCGACGGTGCCTGTGGCGTGGGGGCCGACTGCAATCTGCGTGGCCTAACACCCGTGTGCAGCTGTCCGCGCGACATGACTGGCGATCCGTTTATACGGTGTCGCCCGTTCACCAAGGAGGATCTGTGCGACCCGAATCCTTGCGGCTCGAACGCCATCTGTGTACCCGGACACGACAACACCGGACGCGAGCGTCCCGTCTGCAATTGCCTACCCGGCCACACGGGCAATCCTCTGACCCACTGCACTAGG GGTGAGTGCCTGAGCAACAATGAGTGCCCCGACCATAGGGCCTGCATCAATTATCAGTGCATTGATCCCTGCATTGGAAAGTGCGCAACCGGCGCCAGCTGTGAACCCAAGGCCCATTTGGCCGTCTGCCGCTGTCCACCCGGACAGTCGGGGGATGCCCTCGTATCCTGCCGCCAGACGCGCACCTTTCCCGTGGCCAAGTATCACTGA
- the aspr gene encoding neurogenic locus notch homolog protein 3 isoform X4 encodes MMEQRHQLLGLTFMVLAIVALPQLAIAQSYGCSGSPCGVNAVCQEAAGGRPVCSCPPGYSGNPLTHCNRGECLDNVDCRGDLQCKDNRCVNPCVGACGIGSNCDARNHVAVCSCPAGYNGDPYHACHLNDPEEQCHPSPCGVNTKCEIINGVPTCSCHHGYLGNPLSGCRHECEHDGDCSSRDMCSNFKCVPSCGQCGSGASCKTVSNHRAVCECPKGYIGSAYTECRPECYGDSDCPAGRPACFYGICKNTCDGACGVGADCNLRGLTPVCSCPRDMTGDPFIRCRPFTKEDLCDPNPCGSNAICVPGHDNTGRERPVCNCLPGHTGNPLTHCTRGECLSNNECPDHRACINYQCIDPCIGKCATGASCEPKAHLAVCRCPPGQSGDALVSCRQTRTFPVAKYH; translated from the exons ATG atgGAACAGCGGCATCAGCTACTGGGTCTGACCTTCATGGTACTGGCAATTGTTGCATTGCCCCAACTGGCAATAG CACAGTCCTACGGATGCAGCGGGAGTCCGTGCGGCGTGAATGCCGTGTGCCAGGAGGCAGCCGGCGGCCGACCGGTCTGCTCCTGTCCGCCCGGCTACAGTGGTAATCCGCTCACGCACTGCAATCGCGGCGAGTGTCTGGACAACGTCGATTGTCGTGGCGACCTGCAGTGCAAGGACAATCGCTGCGTTAATCCCTGTGTGGGGGCCTGCGGCATTGGCTCCAATTGTGAT GCCCGCAACCATGTGGCCGTTTGCAGTTGTCCAGCGGGCTACAATGGTGACCCCTACCATGCCTGCCATCTGAACGATCCAG AGGAGCAGTGCCACCCGAGCCCCTGCGGCGTGAACACCAAGTGCGAGATCATTAACGGCGTCCCCACATGCTCCTGCCACCACGGCTATCTGGGCAATCCTCTGAGCGGATGCCGACACGAGTGCGAGCATGATGgcgactgcagcagccgcGACATGTGCAGCAACTTCAAGTGCGTGCCATCCTGCGGTCAGTGCGGCTCGGGAGCTAGCTGCAAGACTGTGTCCAACCATCGGGCGGTGTGCGAGTGTCCCAAGGGCTACATCGGCAGTGCGTATACGGAATGCCGGCCGGAATGCTATGGCGATTCGGATTGTCCGGCCGGTCGGCCCGCCTGCTTCTACGGCATCTGCAAGAACACCTGCGACGGTGCCTGTGGCGTGGGGGCCGACTGCAATCTGCGTGGCCTAACACCCGTGTGCAGCTGTCCGCGCGACATGACTGGCGATCCGTTTATACGGTGTCGCCCGTTCACCAAGGAGGATCTGTGCGACCCGAATCCTTGCGGCTCGAACGCCATCTGTGTACCCGGACACGACAACACCGGACGCGAGCGTCCCGTCTGCAATTGCCTACCCGGCCACACGGGCAATCCTCTGACCCACTGCACTAGG GGTGAGTGCCTGAGCAACAATGAGTGCCCCGACCATAGGGCCTGCATCAATTATCAGTGCATTGATCCCTGCATTGGAAAGTGCGCAACCGGCGCCAGCTGTGAACCCAAGGCCCATTTGGCCGTCTGCCGCTGTCCACCCGGACAGTCGGGGGATGCCCTCGTATCCTGCCGCCAGACGCGCACCTTTCCCGTGGCCAAGTATCACTGA
- the Rab35 gene encoding ras-related protein Rab-35, with protein sequence MARGFDHLFKLLIIGDSGVGKSSLLIRFSDDTFSGSYITTIGVDFKIRTVDIDGLRVKLQIWDTAGQERFRTITSTYYRGTHGVIIVYDVTNGDSFANVRRWLEEIQNNCDVVNKVLVGNKNDDPDCKVVITEDAQRFAKQMDIELYETSAKDNINVDNMFLSITRQVLNHKLRTTTNEQQKDTIHLKNNPGTKRRKCCS encoded by the exons ATGGCACGCGGCTTTGATCATCTGTTCAAGCTGCTTATAATCGGCGACAGCG GAGTTGGAAAATCCTCCCTGCTGATTCGGTTCTCAGACGACACATTCTCGGGTAGTTATATAACTACCATTGGGGTGGACTTCAAGATTCGGACGGTGGACATCGATGGGCTGCGCGTGAAGCTGCAGATATGGGACACGGCCGGACAGGAGCGGTTCCGCACCATAACCAGCACCTACTACCGGGGCACCCACGGCGTCATCATCGTTTACGATGTAACGAACGGAGACTCCTTTGCGAATGTGCGACGGTGGCTGGAAGAGATCCAGAACAACTGCGATGTGGTCAACAAAGTATTAG TGGGTAACAAGAACGATGATCCCGATTGTAAAGTGGTCATCACCGAAGATGCGCAAAGGTTTGCGAAACAAATGGACATCGAGCTGTACGAGACATCCGCCAAAGACAACATCAATGTGGACAACATGTTTCTGTCGATAACGCGGCAGGTGCTCAACCACAAGCTGCGCACCACCACCaacgagcagcagaaggacaCCATTCACTTGAAGAATAATCCGGGAACTAAGCGTAGAAAATGCTGCAGTTGA